In Pectobacterium actinidiae, the DNA window GAATTACAGGTCAGAGATTCCATTCAGAACGGGCCGTACGGTAATCCGTCCGTTTGAGCGTCATCAAACCTGACAGGCTGCATTGCGCGAAGAGCAGACATGGCTTATGCAGAACACATTAATAGACCCCAATAAAATCATCCTAATGTGTGATCATTTTCATACTCGCCCCCGTATATGTTAAATTATGTAACAATACTCAGCGTTGTGGCCAGGCTCCCATACTTCTGATGTAGATGGTGAATATTGAAATCAATGTTAAAGGAAAGAAGATGAATAAAAATTTATTCGCATTGGCTCCTGCGATCTTTATGGCACTGCCCTATCTTGTTCCCCCTGCCTATTCAGCACCCGCCGTTCGTTCGGTTGATGTAACATCTTTCGATGTCGGCGGCGTAAAGACTGGCATGAGTGTTGAAGAAGCTCGCGCGGCAATGCAAAAAAATTTTGGTGTTTCAGCGGATAAAATAAGAGCCTCTAAGTCCATGAAAAGTCAGTACGCTACCCTTATTTATGGTAGCCCGCAGATTCAGGACCTTGTATATGAAAATAATGGCACCCGTATGCAGGTGAGTTTTGAACCACGTGTTCCCCTCAACCAATCTAACTCCATGGCGGCGTCCTTAATTACCTATGAGATCCCGTGGACGAAAGAAAATGAAACTGCAATGAAAGAAGCCGCAATCGCAAAATATGGACCGATTTCAAGTGGTGGAATGAATCCAATATGGTGTAAAAAACCGTTGCCTACGTCAGGTATGGGGTGTGAACCCGATACAGCCCAGCTGACTGTTGGCAGTACAACTGTGAGATTGTTTGATCCCGCCTGGCAAAACGCTACGAGCAAATATATGGATCAGCAAAAGGCGACTAAACCACAGTTTTAGCTTAGACAATGAATTTCATCTCCCTTGCATTGCAACTGGCGAGGGAATGGAGATGAGGTACCAGAAGTAAGTCTTACCTCTCAGGAGTGTGGTTAGCCTTCCACACTCCTTTAAAGTTAATGGACATATTGTAAATATTTACAGCGTCCATCGATGGCATAGCGCTACCGTTCCCCCTCCGTCAGATAAACGATATTTTCCATCCCGAAACGAAAAGCGACGAAGTTTAGGAAGCCGACACGTTAAAAAATACGCGATTAGACCTACGTAATGACTACTTAGAGGATGCTTTTTGAAGAGGGTTTGATGCAAATAGAGTGAGAAAAAAGAAGGCAACCTACGCACTGAAAACGATCGTTTACAGTACGTGATTGCCCATTTTATCCGCTTGATACCATCTTAAACGTAAACATTAAGCTGGTTATTTGCCGTTGGGCGATTAACCCCATCGGCTATGGGTGTCTTAAAGACCGATGCGTTATTGTCGTACGTCGTCCGGGTTCGGCTAGACGCATCCTGATTAGGGTAACCAGACAGTTGCGACGAGCGGGAGATACCCTGAACATGATCGGGTTTGTCAGGCATTGAGCTATATGACACTGGATAGACTAGGTTGAGACCAATCATTTTTCTTCCCCCTATTCATCTTCTCTGTCAGTAAAACTTACCTTGCTTATTACTGAGTATAGAACAGTCAAACAGGGGGAATATGTAAGGTTTTGTCTGAAAAAACACCGCTAGCGCGGCTCTGACATTTTTTGACCATTGCTCAGCGCGGTGCCAGCAGCCGAATCGACGCTTCACGCTCGCGGGGTGATGTCACGGGCGTATGGATGATGAATTCATCCACACCAAAGCGCTGATGGTAGCTCTCCAGACGCTGATGAATATGTTCCGGCGTGCCGTAAAGCACATGGCGCGGCTCCTGCTCGATACGGAAATTCGTCGCACCCGCCTGCCGAACGAAATTGTCGGCCTGCTCCTGACTGCCTACCGTCAGCGGCGGCTTGTTCTCAATATAAACTTTATAGTTATGCTGCGTGCTGGCCAGTGCCTCCGCATCCTCATGACGTTCAGCGGCAATCACCGACAGTGACAGCAGCGTCTGGGCGCTGGCGGGCTTCAACTCCCGATAGCTCAGGAGAGACTCCGTCAGCAGCGTTTCACTGGCGTTAATGAACCCGGCGAACACAAAACTCCAGCCCAGCGAGGCAGCTAATCGCGCACTCTCCTGGCTGGCACCCAGCAGAAAGCGCTGTGGCGTTTGTTCAGGTAATGGCGTCGCGTTCAGACGTTCGGTCGTCTCGTCATGGCTGTCGAGAAAATGGTTCAGTTGATGTAGCTTCTCCGTAAAGGCAACTCGCTGCACCTCACCGATTTCCTGCTGTAGCGCCCGCGTCGCCAGCGGCAACCCGCCCGGCGCTTTGCCGATCCCCAAATCCACACGCCCGCCCGCCAGTGCGCTGATCACATGGAAATTCTCCGCAACTTTATACGGGCTGTAGTGCTGCAACATCACGCCGCCGGAGCCAATGCGTAGCGTCGTGGTGTGTGCCAATAGCCAAGTGATCAAGACCTCGGGAGACGATCCCGCCAACTCATCAGAATTATGATGCTCGGAAACCCAAAAGCGATGATAGCCAAGCGCTTCCGCCACTTTCGCCAGCGACACGGTTTGCGCCAACGCCTGCGACGCACTCATTCCTTCGGCGATGGGGCTTTGATCTAATAAACTGAGTTTATATCCCACGATGTTTCCTTATTTTCAGCGACTATCCGTTAGCATGCTAGCGCTATTCACAGCAATAAATAGTCATAATAAAAACCACAGCTATAGCAAAAAACAGAATAAGAAGAATGTTGCATAAAGATGTAAAAAATAAATATGAATAACAGATTTTGTTAGCAGAAATATTCATAATAAATGAATACAAAAAAGCACCATCATAAAAAGACATGAAATATAACCAGATGGTATTTATCCATTGCGTTGCTATCAGCTACCTTTAGCATGTTTAAGTTTTGTTAAGGAGGTGTATTGATATGGCTGAATCTATCCCCTGTTGTGATACGTCATTTGAGCAACAGTTAATTAACTGGCGACGGCACTTGCATCAGTACCCGGAATTGTCCAATCAGGAACACCAAACCACCGCGCACATTACCCGCTGGCTACAAGAGAAAGACATCCGCCTGTTGCCCCTTGCGTTAACCACCGGCGTCGTTGTCGAAATCGGTCACGGCAGCGGCCCGACGATTGCACTGCGGGCAGATATTGATGCGCTGCCGATTGAAGAACTGGTCGATGTCGATTTTCGCTCTCAGCACACGGGCGTCATGCATGCCTGTGGCCATGATTTCCACACCGCCGTGATGCTGGGTGCGGCTTGCCTGCTGAAAAAGCGTGAGCATGTCTTACCGGGCAAAGTCAGATTATTTTTTCAACCGGCAGAAGAGGTCTCGACTGGCGCCAAACAGTTGATCCGCGCGGGGGCTCTCGCTGATGTTGCGGCCGTTTTCGGCCTGCACAATGCGCCTGAACTTCCTGCTGGCACCTTCGCTACACGCAGCGGCCCGTTTTATGCCAACGTGGATCGCTTCGCCATTCACATTACGGGAAAAGGCGCACACGCGGCCAAACCCGAACAGGGCATCGACAGCATCGTCACCGCCTGCAATATCGTCAATGCGCTGCAAACGCTGCCCAGCCGTAGCTTTAGCTCTCTGGAGTCGCTGGTCATCAGCGTCACGCGCATTCAGGGTGGCAATACCTGGAACGTCCTGCCGCAAACGGTAGAGCTGGAAGGGACGGTTCGCACCTACAATGCCGCAATTCGCGCGGAGATACCGGAACGAATAGAACAGTTGATTGGCGGCATCGCCCTTGCGCTGGGTGCAAAAGCGGAACTGAAATGGTATCCCGGCCCGCCTGCGGTCGTGAACACCAATGAATGGGCCGATTTCAGTAAGCAAATTGCCCGAGACGCAGGCTATCAGGTAGAAAACGCCGAGCTGCAAATGAGCGGTGAGGACTTTGCGCTGTATCTTCAGGACGTGCCGGGCACGTTCGTCAGCATTGGATCAAACAGCGAATTTGGTTTGCACCATCCTCAGTTCAATCCAGATGAAAGTGCGATAGCGCCAGCCTCACGCTACTTCGCTCAATTAGCGGAAGCTGCGCTACATCGCCTGAGAACCACGAAAACCACCTCACCACAGGCCGTACTGTCCTCATCTTAAAGTCTTGTTATAAAAATAAAATCACCTCCGCACGATCAATTCGGCGGAGGTGTACTGGTTACATAAATTCGATATTAGGAGAGACTCGGGGATGAGGTTCCCGCTGGGACGCCTCACCCCGTGGTTGCTCCGGGTATCTCGATCGTCAAACGATCGGGATTAGGTGAGAAAGCAGTATGGGTTAACCCCGAACTGCATGGTAACGGCGGGAAAAATACACCAGACCATCAGTGCTTTCGCCCTGCTTAATCGCTAATACCCGGCAAATAAAGATATCGTGCGTCGCCGCGCTCACGACCTCTTCAACCTTGCAGTCAAACGCGACCAGCGCGTCCCGCAACACCGGTGAACCCGTGTGTAGCACGTCCCACTCCGCCGCGGCAAACCGTTCCTCGGTAGACGACGGACTCCCAAATAGCGACGACAGCGCTTCATGATGGGCGGGCAGCGTATTGATGCACAAATGTGTATTTGCCTGAAACGTGGGATAAACCGACGAACCACGATTCAGACACACCAACAGCGTACCCGGCGAATCACTGACGCTGGACACGGCCGATGCCGTAAAACCTGCCTTACCTGCCGGGCCATCCGTCGTAACGACATTGACCGCCGCGCTCAACCTTGCCATTGCATCACGAAACGCCTGCCGGTCAACCGTGGCAACTGCCGCAGAGAGAACCGCGTCATTCGCGGTGACGTGTCGTTCAGCTATCAAATCAGACATTCAATACTTCCTTTAGATACGGCCAGAAACATGACTATTAACATCATACTAACAAAATCAGCTATATCATAATCTGAAATTTTTGAATTTCATTATCCATTTTTGTTGTTTTACATCACGCCTCGCCTCATCAATAGTGAAAACACGCTATTAACGCCTTATTAACCTTTCATTGAATGCGTGAATGCCTATTGATGGACTGTTTCACTTTCATGGAAGTTTGTTTAATTAATAATAAGTGCTTTCAATTAATAATAAACACATTCAATTAATAAAAAGGCTTCTGACGATGAGTGAAAAACAAACATCTGCGAATCGACAATTAAGGCTGGGTTTAATATTACAGGGCGCAGCGGGAAATATGTCCGCATGGCGGCATAAAAACGTCGTACCCGATGCCAGTATTAATTTTGGTTTTGTTCTGGATGCGGTAAAAAAAGCCGAACAGGGGAAATTTGATTTTGTCTTCGTAGCAGACGGCCTGTATATCAATGAAAAATCTATCCCGCACTTTCTTAATCGCTTTGAACCTCTGACGCTGCTGTCTGCACTGGCTACCGTTACTACGCATATTGGCCTGGTGGGTACACTCTCAACGTCGTATTCCGAACCCTTTACCACCGCCCGGCAGTTCGCCAGCCTCGACCATCTCAGCAATGGACGCGCGGGTTGGAACGTGGTGACATCGCCGCTGGAAGGATCGGCGAAAAACTTTTCCCGAGAACAGCACCCTGAACACGCGCTGCGCTATCGCATTGCTGATGAGTTCCTTCAGGTGGCGAAAGGCCTGTGGGATTCCTGGGAAGACGATGCCTTTGTTCGTGACAAAACCAGCGGACAATTTTTCGATCCTGAAAAGCTGCACACGCTGAATCATCAAGGAGAGTTCTTCTCGGTACAGGGGCCGCTGAATATTGGCCGATCCGCGCAAGGCCGCCCAATTGTGTTTCAGGCTGGCGCATCGGAAGACGGGCAAAAACTGGCCGCTAAACATGCCGATGCCATCTTCACCCATCAACACACGCTGGAAGACTCACAGCGCTATTACCGCGAAGTGAAACAGAAGCTGGAAGAAAATGGTCGCCGAGCCGATCAGTTACACGTCTTCCAGGGCGTTAGCGTGATTGTTGGTAATGATGCTGAAGACGTAGAGCGCCAGTATCAGGAAACCGCACAGTTGGTGACGATTGAGGACGCCCTCAATTATCTGGGACGCTATTTTGAGCACTATGACTTCTCACAACACCCGCTGGATGAGCCCTTCCCCGATATCGGCGATCTGGGGAAAAACAGTTTTCGCAGCACCACCGATGAAATCAAACGCAACGCACAGGAAAAAGGCTTAACGCTGCGTCAGGTTGCGCTGGAAGCCGCGTCACCGCGTCCCGTCTTCAGCGGCACGCCTGAGCAGGTGGCGGATGGTTTACAGCGCTGGTTTGAAAACGGTGCGGCCGACGGTTTCATTATTCAGGGCGGCACGCCGGATACGCTCAACCACTTTGTCGATCGCGTCGTTCCTCTGCTACAACAGCGTGGCCTGTTCCGTCAGGAATATCCTGGCTACACACTGCGGGAAAATCTGGCGCTGGATTATCCGGTGAATCAATTCACGCGCTAATTCGCGCAACAGGAGATTCACTGTGAAACGTTCCCCATTTATCACGCTAACCCACGTGGCGGCACTTTTGAGTACCACGCTGGTGGCAAACGTGCAGGCGCAAGACGCGGGTTTCGTGAGCCGTATCGATCTGAAAGCCAACCAAACGCCTATTCGTACCGATAAAAATGCTGAGGCCATTGCACAGATTCCGGCTCATTTCAAATTCGTCACACCGGGTAAATTGACGATTGCCGTTTCAGCGCTCAGTTCACCGCCGCTGTCACTGCTGGCTGACGATAACAAAACGCTTATCGGCAGCGATGCCGATATTGCGCGACTGGTGGCTGACGGCCTCGGGCTGGAGCTAAAGCTGGTGCCCGCCTCTTGGGAAGACTGGCCGCTGGGCATCACAGCGGGGAAATACGACGCCGCCATTTTTAATATCACGGTAACGAAACTGCGCAAAGAAAAGTTCGACTTCGCCACGTATCGCATTGATACGCTAGGTTTCTACGTGAAATCGACCAGCAAGATTACGTCGATTAACAAGCCAGAAGACGTCGCAGGTCTGAAAGTGATTGTCGGTTCTGGCACCAATCAGGAAAACATTCTGCTGGGCTGGGATCGGCAAAACCGCGCCAGCGGCCTGCCTCTTGTACAACCCGTTTACGTCACCGACGATGCCGCCGCCAACCTGAGTATTCAGTCCGGGCGCGTCGATGCGTTTTTCGGCCCGCACTCCATCGGAGCTTATAAAGCGGCGCTGACGGGCAAAACCCGCATGGTGGGCAAAGGCCCGACGGTCGCTTACGTCGCAGTCACCACGCAGAAAGGCAACGGACTGGCACAGCCAATCAGCACCGCTATCAATCATGCGATCCACAACGGCAGCTATGCACAGGTACTGGATCGCTGGGGTGAAGACGATGAAAAAATCACGCAATCCGTGGTGAACCCGCCGGGTATCGGCGATTAAGTAAAAACAGCACGCCACAAAGTGACATTGTCACTAAAGCCATTATAAATAGTCACCTGCAAGGGAAAAAAATGCAAAAAGAGATCGCATATTCATCCAACTCACATCGCATACGTCCATCGCGTTTGACAAGGCTACTGACGGGATCTCTGCTGCTCGGCACGCTGTCTGTCACGACCGGCGCACAGGCAGCCATCGACCTGAAAGCTAACCAGCAGCCGATCCATGCACCGAAAAATGCGGAGGCTATTGCGCAGATTCCGGCCGATTTTAAATTCGTCACACCGGGCAAACTCACCGTCGCCATCGCCGCGCTCGGGTCGTCACCGCCGTTGGCGTTTCTGGCCGATGACAACAAAACCGTAGTGGGCAGCGAGCCGGATATCGCCCGGCTGGTAGCCGATAGCCTCGGGCTGGAACTGAACATCGTTCCAACCTCGTGGGAAGACTGGCCGCTTGGCGTGGCTTCCGGTAAATATGATGCCGCCATCATCAATATTACTGTCACTAAGGAGCGCAAGGAAAAGTTCGATTTCGCCACCTACCGCATCGACTCGCTCGGCTTCTACGTGAAATCCACCAGTAAAATTCAGTCTATCAAGGAAGCGAAGGACATCGCCGGGCTAAAGATTATTGTTGGTTCCGGCACTAATCAGGAAGCAGTACTGCTGGCGTGGGATAAACAGAATCGCGCCAACGGCCTGCCCGCCTTTCAGCCGATTTATGTTACGGACGATGCGGCTGCCAACCTGAGCCTGCAATCCGGCCGTTCTGACGCCTATTTCGGCCCCAACGTGATCGGTGCATACAAAGCAGAGTTGACAGGCAAAGTTAAGCATGTCGGTACGGTCAACGGCGGTTACCCCAACGTCGCCCATATCGCGGTCACCACGCGTAAAGGCAGCGGACTGGTACAGCCGATTAATACCGCGTTGAACGGCGTGATTAAAAGCGGTGAATACGACAAGGTGCTGAACCGTTGGGGAGAAAGTATCGAACGTATCGACCGTTCAGAAATCAATCCGCCAGGACTGGGCGATTAATACCGTTCGATGGCTATCGGGACACGCAATGGTTACCGATAGCCCCTATACGCTAACGAATCAGGAGCACCCCATGTCCGACGATATTTTCATTGTTACCCAGCCCGAAGATCCTATCGTGGCACCCATTATCGACGGCCTGTTCGCGGAATATGAACAGCGCTACGGCGACTTTTTTGGCGAACGGGAAAGCGATCCACCAGGCATCTACCAGCAGCCGCACGGCATTTTTATTGCGCTGCTGCGTCACGGCGTTCCCATTGCCACCGGTGCGTTTAAACGCTACGACAGCACCACCGCTGAGATTAAGCGGGTATGGACGGATAACTCGCTGCGCCGTCAGGGGCTGGCAGGGAAAGTGATGCAAGAGCTGGAGCAACACGCCCGGCGATTAGGCTATCAGCACTTTTTCCTGACCACCGGTTTCCGCCAGCCTGAGGCCGTGCGCCTCTACCTGAGCCACGGTTATACCCCGCAGTTCGACATTAACGTCGACCCGGTAACTTACAGTATTCCGCCTTACGATGGGCGACTGCCGTTTAAGAAAGCGCTGTTTGACGCGGCAATGCCACGGATTGCGCGGCAAACGGAAGTCGATCTTATCGCTCGCCATTTGAAAGTGTGTTGACCCTTGCGCACGGTAATAGCCCTATGCATTCACAACAAAACGACACTTTTTAGCATCACCTTCAACGGGTATCGATCATGACGCAATCTCTACACACGTCTTCTCAACAGCCACCGCTGAGCCAGACACAGGAACCGCCGTTGAACATTGTTCCCGCGCGTTACCCTTTTCGCTTTGCCGGTGCGCTGTTTTCTCTGTTTATTTTTGCCGGCATTATTCAGTCAATCGCGCTGAATCCGCGCTGGGAGTGGGCGGTCTTTGCCGAATGGTTTTTTAATCCCGTAATCCTTGCTGGGCTGGGTCAGACACTGCTATTAACCGCACTGGGTACGTTATTCAGTATTTTTTTCGGCACCGCGCTGGCGCTGGCCCGGCTTTCGCCGTCTTACCTGCTGTCCACGCTGTCGTGGCTGTATATCTGGCTGTTCCGATCGCTGCCGCTGATTCTGGTGCTAATCATTCTGTACAATTTCTCATATCTCTATGACGAGCTGGCGCTGGGGATCCCCTTCACCTCTATCGTCTTCCTGAACTATCCGACGATTGATCTCCTGGATCAATTTTCCGTTGCCGTGCTGGGTCTGACGCTGGTGCAATCCGCGTATACAGCGGAAATTATTCGCGGCGGTATTCTTGGCGTGGACGCAGGCCAGTTTGAAGCCTCTGCGGCACTCGGCCTGCCCGGCGGTCGCCGCACTGTGCGCATCATTCTGCCGCAGGCGCTGCGTTCGATTCTGCCCACCGGTTTTAACGAAATCATCAGCCTCGCGAAGGGGACCTCAATTGTCTATGTGCTGGCGCTGCCGGAGCTGTTTTACACCGTCCAGGTCATTTACAACCGTACGCAGCAGGTTATTCCGCTGCTGATGGTCGCCACTATTTGGTATCTGCTGATCACCACGGTGCTATCCGTCGTCCAATACTACGTGGAACGCTATGTGTCCCGCGGTGCGGTGCGTGAAATGCCGCCAACGCCGCGCCAGAGACTCGTCCGTTTCCTGACGCGCCAGCGCGCACGCTAACCCCCAGACTCTGGAGACTCACCATGTCTGAAGCTATCGATTATTTTGCTCATGCCCGCACCACCATACAGCCACAGCCAGAAAACGCGGTTGGGCTGATCGAAATCCGCAACGTAGCGAAACATTTTGGTCAGCACAAAGCGCTGGAGGATATCAATCTGACGCTGGCACCCGGCTCTGTCACGGTGATCCTCGGCCCGTCCGGTTCGGGAAAATCCACATTGCTACGCACCATTAACCATCTTGAACGCGTAGACGAAGGCTTTATCCGCATCGACGGCGATTACATTGGTTACCGCCGTAAAGGGAATACGCTCTATGAGTTAAAAGAAAAGGACGTGTTACGCCAGCGCATCAACGTCGGCTATGTATTCCAGAATTTCAATCTGTTCCCCCACCTTTCCGTGTTGGAAAACATCATTGAGGCACCGCTGGCGCATAAACTGTATTCGCGTCAGGAAGCGGAAGATGTCGCCTTTACCCTGCTGGAAAGCGTCGGGTTACGCCATAAAGCCCAATCTTACCCACGC includes these proteins:
- a CDS encoding M20 peptidase aminoacylase family protein produces the protein MAESIPCCDTSFEQQLINWRRHLHQYPELSNQEHQTTAHITRWLQEKDIRLLPLALTTGVVVEIGHGSGPTIALRADIDALPIEELVDVDFRSQHTGVMHACGHDFHTAVMLGAACLLKKREHVLPGKVRLFFQPAEEVSTGAKQLIRAGALADVAAVFGLHNAPELPAGTFATRSGPFYANVDRFAIHITGKGAHAAKPEQGIDSIVTACNIVNALQTLPSRSFSSLESLVISVTRIQGGNTWNVLPQTVELEGTVRTYNAAIRAEIPERIEQLIGGIALALGAKAELKWYPGPPAVVNTNEWADFSKQIARDAGYQVENAELQMSGEDFALYLQDVPGTFVSIGSNSEFGLHHPQFNPDESAIAPASRYFAQLAEAALHRLRTTKTTSPQAVLSSS
- a CDS encoding amino acid ABC transporter ATP-binding protein, with product MSEAIDYFAHARTTIQPQPENAVGLIEIRNVAKHFGQHKALEDINLTLAPGSVTVILGPSGSGKSTLLRTINHLERVDEGFIRIDGDYIGYRRKGNTLYELKEKDVLRQRINVGYVFQNFNLFPHLSVLENIIEAPLAHKLYSRQEAEDVAFTLLESVGLRHKAQSYPRHLSGGQQQRVAIARALALKPKVMLFDEPTSALDPELVGEVLDVIKSLARSGVTLVVVTHEIGFAREVADRVVFMVDGKIVESGDSWQVLNHPRHPRTINFLNKVL
- a CDS encoding GNAT family N-acetyltransferase gives rise to the protein MSDDIFIVTQPEDPIVAPIIDGLFAEYEQRYGDFFGERESDPPGIYQQPHGIFIALLRHGVPIATGAFKRYDSTTAEIKRVWTDNSLRRQGLAGKVMQELEQHARRLGYQHFFLTTGFRQPEAVRLYLSHGYTPQFDINVDPVTYSIPPYDGRLPFKKALFDAAMPRIARQTEVDLIARHLKVC
- a CDS encoding LLM class flavin-dependent oxidoreductase, whose protein sequence is MGYKLSLLDQSPIAEGMSASQALAQTVSLAKVAEALGYHRFWVSEHHNSDELAGSSPEVLITWLLAHTTTLRIGSGGVMLQHYSPYKVAENFHVISALAGGRVDLGIGKAPGGLPLATRALQQEIGEVQRVAFTEKLHQLNHFLDSHDETTERLNATPLPEQTPQRFLLGASQESARLAASLGWSFVFAGFINASETLLTESLLSYRELKPASAQTLLSLSVIAAERHEDAEALASTQHNYKVYIENKPPLTVGSQEQADNFVRQAGATNFRIEQEPRHVLYGTPEHIHQRLESYHQRFGVDEFIIHTPVTSPREREASIRLLAPR
- a CDS encoding LLM class flavin-dependent oxidoreductase codes for the protein MSEKQTSANRQLRLGLILQGAAGNMSAWRHKNVVPDASINFGFVLDAVKKAEQGKFDFVFVADGLYINEKSIPHFLNRFEPLTLLSALATVTTHIGLVGTLSTSYSEPFTTARQFASLDHLSNGRAGWNVVTSPLEGSAKNFSREQHPEHALRYRIADEFLQVAKGLWDSWEDDAFVRDKTSGQFFDPEKLHTLNHQGEFFSVQGPLNIGRSAQGRPIVFQAGASEDGQKLAAKHADAIFTHQHTLEDSQRYYREVKQKLEENGRRADQLHVFQGVSVIVGNDAEDVERQYQETAQLVTIEDALNYLGRYFEHYDFSQHPLDEPFPDIGDLGKNSFRSTTDEIKRNAQEKGLTLRQVALEAASPRPVFSGTPEQVADGLQRWFENGAADGFIIQGGTPDTLNHFVDRVVPLLQQRGLFRQEYPGYTLRENLALDYPVNQFTR
- a CDS encoding ABC transporter substrate-binding protein, with translation MKRSPFITLTHVAALLSTTLVANVQAQDAGFVSRIDLKANQTPIRTDKNAEAIAQIPAHFKFVTPGKLTIAVSALSSPPLSLLADDNKTLIGSDADIARLVADGLGLELKLVPASWEDWPLGITAGKYDAAIFNITVTKLRKEKFDFATYRIDTLGFYVKSTSKITSINKPEDVAGLKVIVGSGTNQENILLGWDRQNRASGLPLVQPVYVTDDAAANLSIQSGRVDAFFGPHSIGAYKAALTGKTRMVGKGPTVAYVAVTTQKGNGLAQPISTAINHAIHNGSYAQVLDRWGEDDEKITQSVVNPPGIGD
- a CDS encoding amino acid ABC transporter permease, which translates into the protein MTQSLHTSSQQPPLSQTQEPPLNIVPARYPFRFAGALFSLFIFAGIIQSIALNPRWEWAVFAEWFFNPVILAGLGQTLLLTALGTLFSIFFGTALALARLSPSYLLSTLSWLYIWLFRSLPLILVLIILYNFSYLYDELALGIPFTSIVFLNYPTIDLLDQFSVAVLGLTLVQSAYTAEIIRGGILGVDAGQFEASAALGLPGGRRTVRIILPQALRSILPTGFNEIISLAKGTSIVYVLALPELFYTVQVIYNRTQQVIPLLMVATIWYLLITTVLSVVQYYVERYVSRGAVREMPPTPRQRLVRFLTRQRAR
- a CDS encoding flavin reductase — translated: MSDLIAERHVTANDAVLSAAVATVDRQAFRDAMARLSAAVNVVTTDGPAGKAGFTASAVSSVSDSPGTLLVCLNRGSSVYPTFQANTHLCINTLPAHHEALSSLFGSPSSTEERFAAAEWDVLHTGSPVLRDALVAFDCKVEEVVSAATHDIFICRVLAIKQGESTDGLVYFSRRYHAVRG
- a CDS encoding ABC transporter substrate-binding protein, which translates into the protein MQKEIAYSSNSHRIRPSRLTRLLTGSLLLGTLSVTTGAQAAIDLKANQQPIHAPKNAEAIAQIPADFKFVTPGKLTVAIAALGSSPPLAFLADDNKTVVGSEPDIARLVADSLGLELNIVPTSWEDWPLGVASGKYDAAIINITVTKERKEKFDFATYRIDSLGFYVKSTSKIQSIKEAKDIAGLKIIVGSGTNQEAVLLAWDKQNRANGLPAFQPIYVTDDAAANLSLQSGRSDAYFGPNVIGAYKAELTGKVKHVGTVNGGYPNVAHIAVTTRKGSGLVQPINTALNGVIKSGEYDKVLNRWGESIERIDRSEINPPGLGD